Within the Eucalyptus grandis isolate ANBG69807.140 chromosome 1, ASM1654582v1, whole genome shotgun sequence genome, the region tcaatttattgggATTTTGCAGGCCCCTCATGTCGAACAGCGGGCTTTGGCGCCCGGCCGTGCACCTTCAACATGGACGACCGGTTACGACATCGAACTCGAACAGGACAACGTGTCCGTGACTTCATAAGTCAATTTCACGAGATGTTATGATATTCTCGAGCTTGATTACGACGGCATGTTCACGTGATTGTACGCTTAGAATCGGGATGCGATAAGAAGTGTGACTCCCGGGCCGGGGTGCCTCCGAAATTGGTGTCTCCTTGTCGGTGAGGACGACGCACAACCATTTCCATTTGGTTTCTTCCACAATCAGGGGCCCCGAGGTAAAGAAGAGCCTCATCATCTTCGACCGTAACGTACTATTTGGGTTTTTTATGATGAGTGGCCAATGTTCGATCTTCACCTTTCGAAAGGAGTGCAAAATATCGGGACCCGTTCGTATCCATTCATTCCTCGACGGGGATGCACAATTGACGTTTGAACTCATCCTTCGGACACCCTGGGGTCGATAGCTGGGGTCGACGTCATTCAAGTTAAAGTCATTCATGGCGAGCAACCTTGGCACCAATTCACGAAGTTTGGCTGAAATCGTTTCAACTATATAAGGTTAAAAATAGGGGAAACAGTTAATTGTAGTCGACATCTTAGACGGGTGCAATTCCCAACGGAGTTACATGAAAGTTGTAGTCATACGACTATTGCAGTCAAATCAATTAGTTAATGAATTATACGATCAAATATGTAAccgaaatttgattttaatgagtGGGCACAATTATTAGTTGACGCGACAATATTGGAATCTATCGATCAACTTGTAAACTCAACTTAAACCCCATTGATTAATTCAACTCAATCCTTATGTTTATAAGCAAAAGGCCAATTTTGGCTACGGTTTGATTCAACGGGTTCAAATTTGAACATGTTGATTACATATTAATTGTCGATTCAATGGAGTATTTATCAATTTCATGGTTATCAATTAACCATCAAGATATCGATACAcaagtttaaaatcaatttcaaaactgATAATCGCCCACCTAGcaattggaattgaaattaacttatcttccaaaaagatttgatgtatttaaattgattcaaataaagaTGACCAATCTCGTAGGCGATATTCCAAACTAGAAAGCCATCTATATCCTGTGGGAACCGAACTcacgaagaaagaaagataatcccGAATCTAAATAAGTTTTCATTCTTCACTTACGTTCAGTTTGAAATATATCAGAGTGGGCAGACTTCTATTGTACGATAAACTTTAACACAAAAAATAGAACTTAGACCAGGAGTTTTTTCTAACAAGACCAACAGTAACCAAGGGAGTAAAAGGGGCAAGCAGGCCATGTTTTAGTCCATGTCGAAGCGTTCACCTTCACGGTCAAAGCTTCTCCGTGCACATGATGAGATTACACTTTTCCACCATGATACATCAGTCACTTTCTAAAATGCTAAGAAGCCAGTCAGATTGTTCCCAGAATGCACCAAAAAGTCGATCACACTTCGTTGATCAAATCACACTACTTCCCTGATTTCCAAATGCATCATCCATCTGAAACAAACTAGAGCACGAAATTTCACACGAAAATATCCAAGCAAGAATAAAATTGTTGGGATTATATCTCAATTTTGATCCCGTGAAGGAAACACGATCCAATTATAGTTCTGATTTGAATAGATTTCCTCAATAGAGTGTTTTCTTAGTATGAGTAGGTTTCCTAATAAGGTTTCCTATTTTGAACCTAAATATCATTCGTACACAAGAGGTGTGGGTGTTGGTTTTTGCCTCGTAACAACCAATTATACCAAAACTAACAGCGAGGGCTAACATTGTATGAGTTTTTTGGCAATGATTGGGGGTTAAGAAACATTAAAAGTGTTTGATAAACTCGAGAGTGCTTGTAATCTCTGTTTATTACTTAATCTATAATACTCCCTTTGTGGAGTGATTTCCATtgaccgaatcacgtaaatttggTATTCAATTTATTACCTCCTCCTACTTATTACTGTGTTCAATCCCTTGCTTTTCGCTACAAATACTATGCACTATATCAATTTGGTGCAACCAGAACCAGGACGTGAAAACACCATCCCATTCAGAGTTGCAAAAACATAAGCATTTTAAGTATCCATTTGATTTCTGGGTTACTCAtttaaaggggaaaaaaaactaaaaattttcgACAACTAGATACTCAACTTGGGCCAAAAATATGAAGCCAAACTCCCAATTGACAGCCTTCTCTTACACTTGTAAACACTGTTTCCTTAGGTGACAGTACACCTATCAGCAAAGATGCGCTTGTCCATCTCCAACTTCAATCGACATAgactaaaaatatcaaataccAGATCATACCAGAAGACTACACAAGCCCAAGTTCTCGTCACCATGCACCCTCTAAAGAAACCATCTTCTCAATCATATGCAACAAAACAACAAGCAAGACTTGATTagacaaaaaaagagaggggtGGGGTGGGAGCGCCTCGCCATCTGAAAATGAGGAGCATCAACCGGGAGATAAAAGGACTGAGCGTGAACGAGGAGGAACGCGCAAGCAGAGATCCATAGATGCTGTCTGAGAGCAGCTTCCCCCATGTGTCAGAATCAGAAGCGAGATCGAACCCCACCGACCAGTTCTCTCCTCAAGAGGAATGCTTCAAGGCAACGTGCTTAATGGGTcttccatctccttctctttttttctttttcttttttaattcacaGGACTGGCGGAAAGCagacaatttttatatttttatttttcacttccttttctttctttttcttttccacaggGTTGGCATCTCCACCGGCCTCCAGGCCAGGGCGAGGGTGCGAAGATCTCACACAGATTGGCATCTCCGCCGGCCTCTAGGCCAAAGGCGAGGGTGCAAAGATCTCACACAGGCCACGAGCAAGAATCGCAACCCTTGCCAGCCCTTAGTCCAAATAGAAGAAGagacaaaaagggaaaaaaaaaaccaaaaaaatatttaaaattttattaaaatattattagaaaaagTTTACATCAATGAATGTGATATTCCCAACACTTCACGATTAATATAATTATCCAATTCCTTCTACCTTTTTAAGCACGtagaagctttttttttttactaacataaaaaactcaaaaaacgCATGCGGGAACATAAATCAAGTTAACGcattttatttcttatatatttaCTTTAGGTGACACAATTAGGTATAAGGGATTTCAAAAAGGCCTGTCATCCTGAATTACATCACACATACCCCCACAATACCACTTTGACCCTAGGACTGCCAATTTATGTCCAGCCACCTATCCTTCAACATTGGTACGCTCAAAAATCATCGCCTAAATCCCAAAATGATGCTTCACCTTCCTGCCCTTGCCCCAATCAATCGTACTACcaccatcatcatttccatcatcACGTGGATGTgggaatattattaaaaaaagctCTACGTTAGCGATTGTGATGTCCCCAACACATCACAACTAATGTAATTATCCAATTCCTTCCACTTTCTAAGCATGcaaaagcttcttctttttttaactaataATAACTCAAAACATAGGAAACTCAAAGAACACACACAGAAATATAAACCAAGCTATAACATTTCATTTCTTAATCATTTACTTAAGGTGACATAGTTTGGTATACTGGAGATTTCAAAAATGCCTATCATCCCGAACTACATCACACATACACTCATGATATCACTCCGTCCCTAGGACCGCCTCTACATGGCGCCACCTATCCTTCAACACTGGTACAGCCCAAAGTCGTCGTCTAGATCCCAAAATGATGCTTCACTTTCCTACCCTTGCCTTAGTCAATCACACTACCACCATTGTTGTCTCCACATCACCTGGATGTGGGATCAGCCCCACAAGTTGTCCTTCTACTTGTGCGTAGACCACCAAGAAACGCACGAGTACTAGGGCCCATCAAGGCTCCAATTTCAATGGATAGTATCGCTATGCATCGGGTGAAAGTGACTTCCAGAAAATCCAAATCTATGAACTCAGAAAAATCCCAGGTGAGGTCCAATTGGGACCCCATAACTGAGGGAGGTAGAGGTAGGAAGGATCGGCATATTTACTACTAATTTGAAAAAGGATAATCAACAATTAATGAGCCTAAGTCCAGCAAGCAAAAGGTCCACTAATCTATACTACATAAACCAATCATGGTACTCAGTACCAAGGAAAGCTTCAATATAAAAGCATTGGAAATCATTTCCAAATCAATTCGGTTGAGAAcctttttcaaaagcaacatagCAAATTAATAAGAAAGGTAGCTTTTCTGATTAGGTAATCCAGTAACTCAAATGGAATTTAAAAGTGCCAAGACCATATTTGATATGAATTCATGATGTCACCATCTTTCGAGGAACCCTGTTATCCCCCGACATCACAAGGACATTTGGGAGAACCATGTTACACCCCCAGGCATTCAAAGGAACCCAGTTATCCCTCTAGGCATCCTCACTACAAATAGAGGCATCGTTATCCCGAGGGCCAACTGCACTCCCAAACCACACATTCATTCCATGGTGTAGCAATTCCACAATTCAATTCAAGAACATTAACTTTATTACTACCAAAGAAACTCAAGCGTGAATCTAACAAATCTTCATTCTCTTATAAACCACTAGACTTATATAAACTCACTCATACACAatatcaaatatgttgcaaGAAGAATTCCATTTCAAAGTCCCCAAACTTGCCCTATAATAGCCTTCCAAATGCCTTTGGAAATTGCAGACGTTGTCTAGGTAAATggattccaaaaattatgaaattctaACATAAGATAGACAAGATCCAAAGAAACATTTTCCGTGAAGGAACTGAAGTCTACTTCGGCTTATACGGTACTATATAATTCTTAGAAATCTGGACTAGTAGGGTATTCCTGCACATAACAGAACCgaaaaaggaaattgtttcACCAActaaacaattttgaaaaatcctgGAAATTTTATATGTAGCAGTTCAGGATGTACTCTACAACTTTTACGAGGAGACTCATTAAATTTCTTAACCGAAAATTCTTTGGAAAAtggaaattaagaaaagatTGGTATCCCGTCCGCAAAAACAGATTACACACCCagtcatttttcaaatatatttttgtcatatgaattccaaaaaaatccaaatttaaagTATGTCGTCGAACAGCCAATAAGGTTTGACCTTCATGAAGGATACCCCAAGGAATTTACATTACACAAGTCaatacaaaattagcaaaactgAGGTCACACCAAGTCCGAACCTGACTTAGACAACATCCACTATTTTTGGCTCAAGATTTCGACATAGCAAGCCAGAGTATGTACGAGCTTCAACGGATAATACTTCCTTGATACACATACTGACCCAATAATTATGAATCCAACACTTCAGCTAGATAGACTTTTTCCAAAACTTCCGACTAGGTACGAACATACACAGAATTGCGGCATTCATGGAAATTTTGAGGAAACTCTCCTCGCCAGacaacaatcaatcaatataGAATAGAACGGAGGATATCTACTTGCCTCGGGTCCTAGAGGAACTGCAGTCGTGGTTCAGCGGGCTTCTGAGCTGTTGCTGTCTGAGCCGAGGCGACGGTGCAGCTGACGGGCGGTCACATGAGCAGCTGAGTGGAGGGGGGAAAAGGGGCTGCTAGTGGTCGTACTGGATGAGCAACCGTGCACAATGCAAAAGAATAGAGGAAATAAAGGGGTGTGTTCTAGCAAAATGGCATGGGTAGAGAAATTTACGGTGTAAAGCAGAggtgaaatgaaatgaaaactgAAAGAAACCGAGAGGGTTTGGCGGTGAAGGCAAAGAGGGACGTGCGGCTCCATTCTTCTCTGCTTCCACTCGGTCTCCACCGTTTCATTGCATGCTCAGGTGTTGCCAGTTAAAGGTTTTGCCTGAGGAGGGAAGCGACACGCAGCTTGGTCGCCGTTGTTGACTCCGTGGGGGAGACGCGCCAGCAGGGAAAACGATAAGTGGCGCCTTGAGAAGAAGCCAGGTGGCTCGGTTGACATGACAAAATCGGCGGCTAAGATGGCAGGGGTGCTGGCTTGGTTTCGTGGCCAGGCCAAGGCGGTTCGACAATGACAGGGACGGCTGAGGCAAGGCACGGCAAGGTCCAGTAGTGAAACTCAATGGCGAGCTTGGCAACGTGATACAGTGGCTAGACATGGTGACTTATTCGGATGGCGGCTTAATGACTCGGCATGGGACGATGAAGTGCCAATGATGCGTTGTGGCAACGTCAACTTGGCAGAGCAAGGTTTCTTGACGGCGGCGAAGACGGGCTGAGATGGCAAATCTTGCAGTGGGACGAACGACGTAGCCCAAGGAGGAGCTTGTTGACATGGCATGACCGTTGCTCATTTGAGACTTGCTATTTTGTCAGGTAAAAAATCCATATGTTACAATGATTTTCAGCCAAACTTAAtcgaatagactcaattgacaaaatatgaaaaagctCCAGACTCAATCAGCATAATTGAAAAGAttagtattgaataatacaaatgtaataagtttaaaaaaaaaaattggtagtTGTCCCGTTCATATTCCTAGCAATAAAATTTACCATATAGTGACTATTCATTGTTTTGCTAGAGTTCTATCAGTTTAATTAAATACATGTATGCATGATCTACATTGCATCAGGGGACTGCTTATTAAACCCGATATCAGATTAGATGTGCATGAGCAGGTCTAAGATAGCATTAGGCATGGTTTATCGATCATAAATATGAAAATTGTCACACTCCTCTCTacatcaattttaattattaaccGAATGATTTGtattagagtttttttttattattattaacaaAGACAATTGTCACGCTCCCTAACCGGCCCTTGTCGGTCACAAGTGAGAGCCAACTAACCCTCACCAACCACAAGCGAGGGCTGCGACACTCACCCATGACCGATGTGGGCTTCGTGGTCCTCACCAAATTTGAGCAAGGGTCATGACCTTCGTCAAActtggaagaaggaaaaggaaaaaataataaattattatgaaaattgtCTACATTTTGGTGGATGTGCCACATAGAACAGTTAACATTCACGTTAGTgattttcagctaaaattaGCCGGATTAGTTCAATcgacaaaatatgaaaaggtttatgacttaattgtcaaaattgaaaaatttagaaatgatttaGCAAACATGTAAtgggtttaggactttttagacaatatTCCGGATTTGGTTATGATTGATTTTCAGAATTTGATTcttaatttaacaaataaagGACTCGATTCCTATTGAGTCTTTTCCTCCATCATAAGCATTTGCAGACTCGACACCATTTTGAGACTGAAATCTTTGGATCCAAATATGAGTTCACTTTCCATTAATAAAATAAGCACAATTCAAAAAAGAATTATTGAACAGGCTCAATCAACATTGTATGCATAGACAAGTCAACATAATCTTTAAAATTAGAACCATGTGTATTTTTCCTTCTTAAGATATATAGAGTTACAAATCAagatgttaattaatttataaaaacaaataaaccaTTCTTTAACCTAATAAAAGAATTGGCACCAAGTACGAAGTCAAATGTCAAAATGGTCCAAGCCTCTGTTTCATCACACCAAGTGCTCATCATCCCTTCACATTCGGCCCTAACTCTCATGCCACCCTCACATTCCCTCCTCTGATCCCCAAGCGCTCCCCTCAACTTCCTACAAAGCCAAGTAAATCTCATTGCACAAACCCCAACACACACACACCAGCTCCCAAAGGAAGCTACAGCTGCTGCAAACGGAAAAGCACAGAGAGAGCGTTTCGAGAAAGAGAACGGACATGGCGATACCAAATCAAGCGGCCAGCGCGGCGCAAGAGGTGCTGCACCAGCGCAAGAAGCTCCCAGTAAACCCGATGAAGCTGGCAGTCGGTGGCGTCGCCGTCACGGTCGTTCTAGGCTACACGGTCTTGTGCACCAAGAAGAAGCCGGAGGCCTCAGCCCTGGACGTCGCCAAAGTCGCTACTGGGGTTAATGCACATCCTAAGAATACTCATCCTTACAAGTAGACTGATTTATTCATGAGAGTAGCGAAAGCCTATGATGTTTTTCCCCCTTACCATTCGTTTCACAAGATCTTGGATTTGCTTTTTGTCTGCCTACTCCTGTTAAGAGTGAGTGCTATTTTATGATTGTCCTCTTGCTTTGTAATGTTAAGAACCAATAAAGATCTCCGATGTATACGTGACCCTTTTCTTGATTCGCTCGCTCTTTTTCCTCCGTTCCTTTCAAGATCATTTACGGAATACATAGGGTCCACCATATATCTTCTCAAATGTCAACAGGTAAAGACATCTTTATCGATTATTCATCCTGTTTGTGTAGATCTTTGAAGACAATAAGAATGATGAAAGCAtctatttattttcaagttttatagGCGAAACGATAGGACGCATGATTGACCATTTATCTCAATTCTGTGCACTATtccttgaaaatgcatggatgACCTCTCCACCGATTCCATAGAGATGTCTCGACCTTTCTAATTGCTTTTGCCAAACAATATCTCTTTGCCCTTGTTTAAATCACGAAATCTCAACAGGCATTGATTAATCGGGGATCAAAACTGCTAATCATGACTATTAGACGAATGAGGAGTGTTCATGAGAACTCCCTACCGATCGATAGCAGGCTTCAATGAAACATATTCTTGTCGAGAGCAAATGAAGTAGTTTCATTTCATGTACAAGAACGACAATCGAACCCACACCGCACAAGCATTGGCGTGACCTATTATGTGTCCTTGAATCCAACAGACTTCATTGTTCGAGTAAGCAGCAGAGTGTCGAGAGCCATTGACATGATAGTCACTCGATGAATAATAGAACAATTGCTTTTTCACCAGAGATTCGTCCCAGCAACACAAGATGAACCTAACAAGGTCGCACTTAAGCAGCGCTCAGGAGAAGAAAGCTGGTCGGAATCAATCTATACGATGAAGAAAATCAGCTGACAGTAGCAGAGCGTCTAATAAGGTTTCTGTAATTTCCAGAAATGAGCACCTGACCGCATAAACTGCTTACCAACGCCCTCAAACGTTTTCCTTTCTTACATTTTCATTAGAAAAACTGACCACAAAGTATACTAAAAccgaaaaaaacagaaaaagaaaggagaaaccAGGACGATGTCAAGGAGGTGTCTCTCACATGGCACGCATTATGCTGATTACTCTGTATGCCTTCTCTAAAAGTACTTGTACAGAAATCAATTAAAACTCTTTACCTTCTGTTTGTGCAGAAGTAAGTTTAGTCGATCTTGACCGATGAGTAGATTAGCCTTGTGAACCAAAAGCATGCATAGAAACCGATCGTGCCTGTCAGCACGAAGAAAGCATATGACCCAATGAGCATGTAACCAAAGTAGAGGGCCCCAGAAACAGGTTTCGTGATATTGAGCTTGGTGAAGAAGTAGAAAGCTGCATAGAGGAAGAGGTATAGAGCCGAGGAACCCGAAGTGAGATACGATCTCCACCACCACTGGTAATCTTCACCGCACAGCTGGAAGTAGCATAGGACAATTGTGATCTCAGCACACGTCACAATGAGGATGACGAAGACAATGAATAGGAACCCAAAGATGTAGTAGAACTGGTGCAGCCATATCGAAGTGAGTATGAAGAAGAGTTCAATGAAGACAGCCCCAAATGGAAGTATGCCTCCGATTAGGATCGAGAAGGCGGGATGCATATACCATGGCTGGTCCGGAATCTGCCTTGGGATCTTGTTAGTTTTTACAGGATCCTCGATGGTGGCCTTTTTGAAGCCAACGTAACTGCCAACAAACACAAGAGGAACTGAAATGCCGAACCATAGCACCACTAGGGCAAACATGGTCCCAAAAGGCACGGCCCCGGAGGATTTCTGGCCCCAAATTAGGGCATTCAAGACAAAGAATACAGCGAAAATGGTCGCAGGGAACATGAAAGCTGTCTTGAGAGTAATTTTCTTCCATTCTGTTCCCTTGAACATCTTGTATAGACGAGCTGAAGAGTATCCAGCAAAAAGGCCCATAAAGACCCAGAGCAGGACCATTGCGGTCATCAGACCACCTCGAttagaaggagagaggaaaccGAGGAGAGCAAAGATCATGGTGATGAGAGTCATCCCAAAAAATTGGACCCCTGTCCCAGCATAGACACACAGTAAGTCCGAGTTGGCAGGAGGACGGAACACATCCCCATGTACCAACTTCCAGCCCGTCTCTTCCTGGGCTTCTTCTTGGGTCTCCAGTTGGTTGTACTTTGAGATATCACGGTAGAGAGTACGTAG harbors:
- the LOC104436084 gene encoding transmembrane 9 superfamily member 8, which produces MGRAAPSRYLWISVCVLLFVHARSFYLPGVSPQEFKKGEALTVKVNKLTSTKTQLPYTFYSLDYCRPPKIVDSAENLGEVLRGDRIENSPYEFKMREPQMCNILCRKTLNAKTAKDFKEKIDDEYRVNMILDNLPLVVRIERTELRVYQQGFNVGVKGQYAGTKEQKHFIYNHLTFTVKYHQDKETGATRIVGFEVEPFSVKHAYEGEWSEKTTTLTTCNPHAKREVTSSESPQEVEDKNEVIFTYDVRFQDSEIKWASRWDTYLLMADDQIHWFSIVNSLMIVLFLSGMVAMIMLRTLYRDISKYNQLETQEEAQEETGWKLVHGDVFRPPANSDLLCVYAGTGVQFFGMTLITMIFALLGFLSPSNRGGLMTAMVLLWVFMGLFAGYSSARLYKMFKGTEWKKITLKTAFMFPATIFAVFFVLNALIWGQKSSGAVPFGTMFALVVLWFGISVPLVFVGSYVGFKKATIEDPVKTNKIPRQIPDQPWYMHPAFSILIGGILPFGAVFIELFFILTSIWLHQFYYIFGFLFIVFVILIVTCAEITIVLCYFQLCGEDYQWWWRSYLTSGSSALYLFLYAAFYFFTKLNITKPVSGALYFGYMLIGSYAFFVLTGTIGFYACFWFTRLIYSSVKID